One Algibacter sp. L3A6 genomic region harbors:
- a CDS encoding DUF1080 domain-containing protein, with protein MHSKFKYISLFLILTSLTVAAQKSSKTIHLLDKDLSQFEKWIGVPHATVTDLPEGTYQSDNVHNGTALGLNNDIKDVFTVNEENGELILHISGEILGGINTKKDYENYHLSTLFKWGDKKWEPRLDAKRDSGILYHCYGEQGAFWKTWKTSLEYQVQETDLGDFIPLGGGTASPKRGKPTAVVRGESKKYNPNSDAYFEANGYINAGSEHDAPHGEWNLLEIYVLGNNAVHVVNGHVVMVVENAKNDKGEILNKGQIQIQSEAAECYYKDLTLTSIKKFPKKIRKQVRFKNS; from the coding sequence ATGCATTCTAAATTCAAGTACATTTCCCTATTTTTAATTTTAACAAGTTTAACTGTAGCAGCTCAAAAAAGCTCAAAAACCATTCATTTACTGGATAAGGATTTAAGTCAGTTTGAAAAATGGATAGGAGTTCCACATGCCACTGTTACCGATTTGCCAGAAGGTACATATCAATCTGATAATGTGCATAACGGTACCGCTTTAGGTTTAAACAACGATATTAAAGATGTTTTTACTGTGAATGAAGAAAACGGAGAATTAATATTACATATTAGTGGTGAAATTTTAGGTGGAATAAACACTAAAAAAGACTACGAAAATTATCATTTAAGTACCTTGTTTAAATGGGGTGATAAAAAATGGGAGCCAAGATTAGATGCAAAACGCGATAGTGGTATTCTTTACCATTGTTATGGCGAACAAGGGGCTTTTTGGAAGACCTGGAAAACATCTCTAGAATATCAAGTACAAGAAACAGATTTAGGAGATTTTATTCCTTTAGGTGGCGGAACTGCGAGTCCTAAAAGGGGTAAGCCTACAGCTGTGGTTAGAGGTGAGTCTAAAAAATATAATCCAAATTCCGATGCGTATTTTGAGGCAAACGGATATATTAATGCGGGATCAGAGCACGATGCGCCTCATGGCGAGTGGAATCTTTTAGAGATTTATGTATTAGGAAATAATGCAGTACATGTTGTAAATGGCCATGTGGTTATGGTTGTAGAAAATGCAAAGAATGATAAAGGTGAAATTTTAAACAAAGGGCAAATCCAAATCCAATCAGAAGCTGCTGAGTGTTATTACAAAGATTTAACATTAACTTCAATAAAGAAGTTTCCGAAGAAAATAAGAAAGCAAGTACGTTTTAAAAATAGTTAA
- a CDS encoding FeoB-associated Cys-rich membrane protein, with product MNTIIQNILVFAAVAFAVWSLVKKYFVKKPSAKKACGGDDGCGCH from the coding sequence ATGAACACTATAATTCAAAATATACTCGTTTTTGCAGCCGTAGCTTTTGCAGTTTGGTCTTTGGTTAAAAAATACTTTGTAAAGAAACCAAGTGCTAAAAAGGCCTGCGGTGGAGATGATGGTTGCGGCTGTCACTAA
- a CDS encoding ferrous iron transport protein A gives MQYTIAHLKRGERGVITDVSSKNIPLKLLEMGCLPGNFVELIQFAPFQDPMYLNINGSHVAIRKETASHILIEKITHE, from the coding sequence TTGCAATACACTATAGCACATCTAAAACGAGGCGAACGCGGTGTTATTACCGATGTTTCATCTAAAAATATTCCACTAAAATTATTAGAAATGGGATGTTTGCCAGGGAATTTTGTCGAGTTAATTCAGTTTGCTCCTTTTCAGGATCCTATGTATTTAAATATAAATGGGTCGCATGTTGCGATTAGAAAAGAAACGGCTTCGCATATTTTAATTGAAAAAATAACGCATGAGTAA
- a CDS encoding SCO family protein has translation MGSIFKEYKIFFIVFGVISVVIVSLIYNTLNVYQPLPIYQPASVSAELVDSTLQYQKKYHKIGDFALLNQNGKTITQNDYKNKIYVADFFFTTCQTICPIMTDHMVKIQKEIINDDEVMLLSHSVTPEIDTVAQLKRYAEKKGVNDKKWNLVTGDKKEIYTLARKSYLAVKDAEYGGPYDMVHTENFMLIDKKRQIRGFYDGTNEEEIDRLLKDISILKEEK, from the coding sequence ATGGGTTCTATTTTTAAAGAATACAAGATTTTCTTCATTGTTTTTGGTGTTATTTCCGTGGTTATTGTATCGTTAATTTACAATACTTTAAATGTATATCAGCCATTACCAATTTATCAGCCCGCATCGGTAAGTGCCGAATTGGTGGATAGCACACTTCAATATCAAAAAAAATATCATAAAATAGGCGATTTTGCTTTGTTGAATCAAAATGGTAAAACCATCACGCAAAACGATTACAAAAATAAAATATACGTTGCCGATTTTTTTTTTACTACTTGCCAAACCATCTGCCCGATTATGACGGATCATATGGTGAAAATTCAAAAGGAAATTATAAATGATGATGAGGTGATGTTACTATCTCACTCCGTAACGCCAGAAATTGATACCGTAGCGCAATTAAAACGTTATGCTGAAAAAAAAGGTGTAAACGATAAAAAGTGGAATTTAGTAACAGGCGATAAAAAAGAAATCTACACGTTGGCCAGAAAAAGTTATCTCGCTGTAAAAGATGCTGAATATGGCGGGCCTTATGATATGGTGCATACTGAGAATTTTATGCTTATTGATAAAAAGCGACAAATTAGAGGTTTTTATGATGGTACCAATGAGGAAGAGATTGATAGGTTGTTAAAAGATATTTCAATTTTAAAAGAAGAAAAATAA
- the rseP gene encoding RIP metalloprotease RseP, which yields MEFVIKISQFLLSLSLLIVLHELGHFIPAKLFKTRVEKFYLFFDVKFSLFKKKIGDTVYGIGWLPLGGYVKISGMIDESMDTEQMAKEPQPWEFRSKPAWQRLIIMLGGVTVNFVLAVVIYIGMSYFYGDKILPVQNIQDGLLVQSSVANNAGLLTGDNVIAVDGTKIDDYSQISEKVLFGKEITIERNGQEKTITFPEDFLAQLIDSKEKGFINLRMPFVVVEVPDTSANKSSGLKKGDIVVGLNDYKTKYVDQVTTGLDKFKGQQVSATILRDNKETTLPLNISSDGKLGLVYAPQSTYATLEALDYYKFQTKEYSFLEAIPVGLEKTGDKISSYITQFKAIFTPSTGAYKGVGGFKAIYDIFPSFWSWQVFWGITAFLSIMLGVLNLLPIPALDGGHVMFLLYEMISGRKPGDKFMEYAQMVGFFLLIALVLFANGNDIYKAIFD from the coding sequence ATGGAGTTTGTTATTAAAATATCGCAGTTTTTGCTAAGTCTTTCGTTGTTAATTGTTTTACACGAATTAGGGCATTTTATCCCTGCAAAACTTTTTAAAACGCGAGTAGAAAAATTTTACTTATTTTTTGATGTAAAGTTTTCTTTATTCAAGAAAAAAATTGGCGATACTGTTTACGGAATTGGCTGGTTACCACTTGGTGGCTATGTTAAAATTTCGGGTATGATAGACGAAAGTATGGATACCGAACAAATGGCTAAAGAACCGCAACCATGGGAATTTCGCTCTAAACCGGCTTGGCAACGTTTAATTATTATGCTAGGTGGTGTTACAGTAAACTTTGTTTTAGCTGTAGTAATCTACATTGGTATGAGTTATTTTTATGGTGATAAAATTTTACCAGTTCAAAATATTCAAGATGGTTTATTAGTACAAAGTAGTGTTGCTAACAATGCTGGACTTTTAACAGGAGATAATGTTATTGCCGTAGATGGCACCAAGATCGACGATTATTCTCAAATTTCTGAAAAAGTACTTTTTGGAAAAGAAATTACTATTGAGCGCAACGGACAAGAAAAAACGATAACTTTTCCAGAAGATTTTTTAGCACAACTTATAGATTCTAAAGAAAAAGGATTCATTAATTTAAGAATGCCTTTTGTTGTTGTTGAAGTGCCAGACACATCGGCTAATAAAAGTAGCGGACTTAAAAAAGGAGATATTGTTGTTGGTTTAAATGATTACAAAACCAAATATGTTGATCAAGTTACTACTGGTTTAGATAAATTTAAAGGACAACAAGTTTCGGCAACTATACTTAGAGATAATAAAGAAACAACCTTACCATTAAATATTAGTAGCGATGGTAAACTAGGCTTAGTTTACGCGCCACAATCTACCTATGCAACATTAGAGGCATTAGATTATTATAAATTTCAAACTAAAGAATATAGCTTTTTAGAAGCGATTCCTGTTGGTTTAGAAAAAACTGGAGATAAAATATCCTCTTACATTACACAGTTTAAAGCTATTTTTACACCAAGCACAGGCGCATACAAAGGCGTAGGTGGTTTTAAAGCTATTTACGATATATTTCCTAGCTTTTGGAGCTGGCAAGTATTCTGGGGCATTACAGCGTTTTTATCTATTATGTTAGGTGTTTTAAACTTATTACCTATTCCTGCACTAGATGGTGGACACGTTATGTTTTTACTATACGAAATGATCTCTGGAAGAAAGCCTGGAGACAAATTTATGGAGTACGCACAAATGGTTGGATTCTTCCTTTTAATAGCATTAGTGCTGTTTGCAAATGGTAATGATATCTACAAAGCGATATTTGATTAA
- a CDS encoding site-specific integrase, with protein MKLNILYLLYKSKTNSKGLCPIRCRITYSKKRKEFSTGQFVNPKNWNSKQQLVKPLEPEADHINSQLSLIKTKINKAFLLLQIKEENFTVNDVYSFYKGEKTSKPLSIPLLPNALEILEQYKEGGDYVFTRISNQRYNSYLKEIANIVGINKNLTTHIARKTFASTVLLYNDVPMEIVSELLGHSSMKITQDSYGKVVQKKVSLAMERLKGS; from the coding sequence ATGAAATTAAACATACTTTATTTATTATATAAATCTAAAACAAACTCTAAAGGATTGTGCCCTATCCGATGCAGAATTACCTATTCTAAAAAAAGAAAAGAGTTCTCTACAGGGCAATTTGTAAATCCTAAAAATTGGAACAGCAAACAACAACTAGTGAAACCACTAGAGCCCGAAGCGGACCACATAAATTCACAACTAAGCCTTATTAAGACAAAAATTAATAAGGCTTTTTTATTGCTTCAAATTAAAGAAGAAAATTTCACTGTTAATGATGTTTACAGCTTTTACAAGGGTGAAAAAACATCCAAGCCATTATCAATTCCATTGCTGCCTAATGCGTTAGAAATTTTAGAGCAATATAAAGAGGGAGGTGACTATGTGTTTACTAGAATAAGTAATCAACGGTATAATTCCTATTTAAAAGAGATTGCGAATATTGTTGGTATAAACAAGAATCTAACGACACATATTGCTAGAAAAACATTTGCCAGTACGGTATTACTATATAATGACGTGCCAATGGAAATTGTTAGTGAACTGTTAGGGCATTCTAGTATGAAAATTACGCAAGATAGCTACGGTAAAGTAGTACAGAAGAAAGTGAGTTTGGCAATGGAAAGATTAAAAGGAAGTTAA
- a CDS encoding T9SS type A sorting domain-containing protein: protein MKKNYITLSLLFSFIFSATLAQTVSIPDPNFEQALIDLGIDSDGIINQSILHSDAQSVRSLDVSNKNISDLTGLGDFFNLTYLDCSNNSISNFPFTSLTQPDLRTLIIHSNLIESLTLHEYSKLNIIDVSQNPNLTYLNANSSNRPSSLNASYNPALKTIICNNSGLGDININGCFALEELNLASNHLTTIDLSNQTKLKTLNISDNKFESFETHNEQLNNINISGNPLKNLTLSNTNLSSLTFEVFLELTNLDINHNNNLTWIGISDNINLASLEISENSNLKTVNIVNAEKLSTIDLSSNVSLTNLYIFQTPITSIDVSNNLLLTLLECSECELTSLDLSKNINLKDIRLNQNNITNLNLTQNPNVELLDVRDNQLTSLDLRNGNNAIFTSFTALNNPLLNCIFVDDYTAANAGQTTYTNWNKDDIAKYRNQSCNFDIELSTNQTSLLENGEQAIITATLNEVNPNEDVIAHLTVSGSAAATNFTLSSNTIIIPSGQLTASTTLTANEDDMDSNKTVIIDVESVENADELTTQQLTFTINHINSSPTDISLSNPTIDENSIIGTEIGLFTTIDVDDEDLFTYTLVAGDGDHDNGSFTITDNQLLAGEVFDYETENSYSIRVQTDDGNGEVFSKSFIISINDLNFLKIKDSNASLRYKNDIILNLESTEIIKGFQFDVTFPNGFVFNPSDLTNSGLPENFQISSSNVGGNTYRVIAFSLSNETIAPGLTPIITLPTFINISTPPGEYSIPVFNVNMSDVNNQDIASLSPIDGVVTVYEYPRGDANGDNKVNVLDILDTIDYIFGNPPSIFNFELVDINSDDTINVLDVLGIQDIILNPIATTSDNAGKTTASKKTAAGENYLNITNDNFAPGANETIEINLINQDVVKGLEFDFVLPEGFTFNPADITGTSRLDGLIINAREISQNTYKILIFSFSSSTVAAGTEAILSLPVFIENNIKADIYPIELTSVIISDTNNTNISTQAPDTGKISIITLGVDNEEVIENKINIYPNPVNSILNIDSGITGDYQLYDINGRNVGKGNLTLGHNEINISFLQNGLYIVSISNNEGNLIKKIIKN, encoded by the coding sequence ATGAAGAAAAATTACATTACCCTCAGCTTATTATTTTCATTTATCTTTTCGGCTACATTAGCACAAACAGTAAGTATTCCAGACCCTAATTTTGAACAAGCTCTTATCGATTTAGGTATTGATTCAGATGGAATTATTAATCAAAGTATTTTACACTCAGATGCACAGTCTGTTCGCTCCTTAGATGTTTCTAATAAAAACATCAGCGATTTAACGGGGCTCGGAGATTTTTTCAACTTAACATATTTAGATTGTTCTAATAACTCCATTTCAAATTTCCCTTTTACTAGCTTAACGCAACCAGATCTCAGGACCTTAATTATTCACTCTAATTTGATTGAATCTTTAACCTTACACGAGTACAGTAAACTTAACATTATTGATGTTAGCCAAAATCCAAATTTAACTTACTTAAACGCTAATAGCAGCAACCGCCCTTCATCCTTAAATGCAAGCTACAATCCTGCACTTAAAACTATAATATGTAACAATAGTGGATTAGGAGATATTAATATAAATGGATGCTTTGCTTTAGAAGAATTGAACTTAGCGAGTAACCATTTAACTACTATTGATTTATCAAATCAAACAAAATTAAAAACATTAAATATTAGTGATAATAAATTTGAGTCTTTTGAAACTCATAACGAACAACTTAATAATATAAATATTTCAGGAAATCCACTCAAAAACTTAACCCTTAGTAATACTAACTTATCAAGCCTGACTTTCGAAGTATTCCTAGAACTAACAAATTTAGATATAAACCATAATAATAATCTAACTTGGATCGGAATATCAGACAATATTAATCTAGCAAGTTTAGAAATAAGTGAAAATAGTAATTTAAAAACTGTAAACATTGTCAACGCCGAAAAACTATCCACAATAGACCTGAGCTCCAATGTCAGTCTAACAAATTTATACATTTTTCAAACCCCAATTACAAGCATAGACGTGAGTAATAATCTACTTTTAACCTTGCTAGAATGTAGTGAATGTGAACTAACTAGTTTAGATCTCAGCAAAAATATTAACTTGAAAGACATTAGATTAAATCAAAATAATATTACAAACCTAAATTTAACTCAAAACCCAAATGTTGAGCTTTTAGACGTTAGAGACAATCAACTTACCTCTCTAGATTTAAGAAATGGTAACAACGCAATATTTACAAGTTTCACTGCCCTTAATAACCCCTTACTAAACTGCATTTTTGTAGATGATTACACTGCTGCAAATGCTGGGCAAACGACATATACTAATTGGAATAAAGATGATATCGCCAAGTACAGAAATCAGTCTTGTAATTTTGATATAGAGCTTTCAACAAATCAAACATCTCTTTTAGAAAATGGCGAACAAGCAATAATTACCGCTACTCTTAATGAAGTAAACCCAAATGAAGATGTTATTGCACATCTTACGGTTTCAGGCTCTGCTGCAGCTACCAACTTTACTTTAAGTTCAAATACCATAATTATACCCTCAGGTCAACTTACGGCTTCAACAACCTTAACTGCAAATGAAGACGACATGGATTCTAATAAAACTGTAATTATTGATGTAGAATCTGTCGAAAATGCAGATGAATTAACAACCCAACAATTAACATTCACTATAAACCATATAAATAGCTCTCCTACGGATATTAGTTTATCTAACCCAACAATAGATGAAAATTCTATAATTGGTACTGAAATAGGCTTATTTACGACTATAGATGTAGATGACGAAGATTTATTTACATACACTTTAGTTGCAGGAGATGGAGATCATGATAATGGCAGCTTTACAATAACCGATAATCAACTTTTAGCTGGTGAAGTGTTTGATTATGAAACAGAAAACAGTTATTCAATTAGAGTTCAAACTGATGATGGTAACGGAGAAGTGTTTAGCAAATCATTTATTATCTCTATTAACGACTTAAACTTCCTAAAAATTAAAGATTCTAACGCTTCTTTAAGATATAAAAATGATATTATTTTAAATTTAGAAAGTACAGAAATTATCAAAGGCTTTCAGTTTGATGTAACATTCCCAAATGGGTTTGTTTTTAACCCATCAGATTTAACGAATAGTGGTCTACCTGAAAATTTTCAGATATCAAGTTCTAATGTTGGTGGCAACACATATAGAGTTATTGCTTTTTCATTAAGTAATGAAACAATTGCACCAGGATTAACACCAATAATTACACTACCTACATTCATTAATATAAGCACCCCTCCTGGCGAATACTCAATACCTGTATTTAATGTCAACATGTCAGACGTTAATAATCAAGATATTGCTTCACTTTCTCCAATAGATGGGGTTGTAACAGTATATGAGTACCCTAGAGGTGATGCTAATGGAGATAATAAGGTGAATGTTTTGGATATTTTAGATACTATTGACTATATTTTCGGCAACCCTCCTTCTATTTTTAATTTTGAATTAGTGGACATTAATTCTGATGACACTATAAATGTATTGGATGTTCTTGGAATTCAAGATATAATATTAAACCCAATAGCAACTACTTCTGACAACGCAGGAAAAACAACAGCTTCTAAAAAAACAGCAGCCGGAGAAAATTATTTAAATATTACTAACGATAACTTTGCTCCAGGCGCTAATGAGACCATAGAGATAAATTTGATAAATCAAGATGTTGTAAAAGGTTTGGAATTTGATTTTGTACTACCTGAAGGATTCACATTTAACCCAGCAGATATTACCGGAACCTCAAGGCTTGATGGACTAATTATTAATGCTAGAGAAATTAGTCAAAACACTTATAAAATTCTAATCTTTTCATTTTCATCTTCAACGGTAGCAGCTGGAACAGAAGCTATTTTAAGTTTACCCGTATTTATAGAAAATAACATAAAAGCTGATATATATCCAATAGAATTAACGAGTGTTATAATTTCAGACACAAATAATACGAACATATCAACACAAGCCCCAGATACTGGTAAAATATCCATAATTACGCTCGGTGTGGATAATGAAGAGGTTATAGAAAATAAAATTAACATTTACCCTAATCCTGTCAATAGCATTTTGAATATCGATTCGGGTATAACTGGTGATTATCAATTGTACGACATCAACGGTAGAAACGTTGGAAAAGGTAATCTTACGCTAGGTCATAATGAAATAAACATCTCTTTCCTACAAAACGGATTGTACATTGTGTCTATTAGTAATAATGAAGGCAATTTGATCAAAAAAATAATAAAAAACTAA
- a CDS encoding AAA family ATPase — MELKQAQREQVKLRIGLSGASGFGKTFSALLLAYGITGDYSRIAIIDTENQSASLYSHLGAYNTLSIEAPYSPEKYIKAIEVCEKAQMEVVIIDSITHEWSGAGGCLDIQEKLGGRWQDWASVTPRHQAFVDKILQAKCHVITTTRRKTDYSMDKDGSGKTKVIKHGTKEITRDGFEYELTVNFELINDHHLVNASKDRTGLFVNKPEFVINASTGKKLMNWCNNGKDLDQARAEISSCETIEGLKHIYSKYPNYQSTIKADIMNRKALIESADYNIVPNSEIIEEQKTIENGTTASTK; from the coding sequence ATGGAATTAAAACAAGCTCAACGTGAGCAAGTAAAGTTGCGCATAGGATTAAGTGGCGCATCTGGATTTGGTAAAACATTTTCAGCACTTTTATTAGCGTATGGTATTACTGGAGACTATTCCAGAATAGCTATTATAGACACGGAAAATCAATCAGCTAGTTTATACTCTCATTTAGGGGCTTACAACACGCTAAGTATTGAAGCGCCTTATTCACCAGAAAAATATATTAAAGCCATTGAAGTGTGTGAAAAAGCACAAATGGAGGTTGTTATTATTGATTCAATAACTCACGAATGGTCAGGTGCAGGTGGTTGTTTGGATATTCAAGAGAAGTTAGGAGGTCGGTGGCAAGACTGGGCTTCTGTTACACCAAGACACCAAGCATTTGTTGATAAGATACTGCAAGCCAAATGCCATGTAATAACAACTACCAGAAGAAAAACAGATTACTCTATGGATAAGGATGGTAGCGGAAAAACTAAAGTTATTAAGCATGGCACTAAAGAAATAACTAGAGACGGGTTTGAATATGAATTAACTGTAAATTTCGAGCTGATAAATGACCACCACCTAGTAAACGCATCAAAAGACAGAACAGGCTTATTTGTGAACAAACCAGAGTTTGTAATAAATGCATCTACAGGTAAAAAGCTAATGAATTGGTGCAACAATGGTAAAGATTTAGATCAGGCAAGAGCTGAAATTAGTAGCTGTGAAACTATTGAAGGGTTAAAGCATATTTACTCTAAATACCCAAACTATCAAAGTACAATTAAGGCAGATATCATGAACAGAAAAGCGCTTATCGAATCAGCAGATTATAATATCGTACCTAATTCAGAAATTATTGAAGAACAAAAAACAATCGAAAATGGAACTACAGCAAGCACAAAATAA
- a CDS encoding DUF3871 family protein encodes MELQQAQNNLVIPEEQIITKSSPFIEANTKEVSLFHLQNDCTIPVFSKDNECTIAHHEFIDTVDNCVKTVFSGQNILKPELRISHVIKGRIPEAIGKPVKELTERDKTIYYERMMFKIDVPTITKTISSNKLSLTIGGVRAYNQENLYSKKNYEKFKVFVGFKNLVCTNLCVSSDGIVTELRASSIEELKSKVLELLGTYEMQNHLNTLKQLPEQYITEKQFAKFLGKCRMYNYLPKLEKIEKPTLLLNDGQINAIVKGYYEDENFSRQQDGTITLWNLFNLLTGANKSSYIDTFLGRSVNSHELIQKLSFSMQNDKPIWYLN; translated from the coding sequence ATGGAACTACAGCAAGCACAAAATAATCTGGTTATACCAGAAGAACAAATAATTACAAAATCATCTCCATTTATAGAGGCTAACACTAAAGAAGTTAGCCTTTTTCATTTGCAGAATGATTGCACAATACCAGTGTTTTCAAAAGATAACGAATGCACTATAGCACATCACGAATTTATAGATACTGTTGATAATTGTGTTAAAACTGTATTCTCAGGACAGAACATTTTAAAGCCAGAATTAAGAATAAGTCATGTTATTAAAGGCAGAATACCAGAAGCTATTGGTAAACCCGTAAAAGAACTAACGGAGCGAGACAAAACCATCTATTACGAAAGAATGATGTTTAAAATAGATGTACCAACTATTACAAAAACAATTAGCTCTAATAAATTAAGTTTAACCATTGGAGGTGTTAGAGCCTATAATCAAGAAAATCTATACAGCAAAAAGAACTACGAAAAATTTAAAGTGTTCGTAGGGTTTAAAAATTTGGTATGCACCAATTTATGCGTGTCGAGTGATGGTATTGTAACCGAATTAAGAGCGTCTAGTATTGAGGAATTAAAATCCAAAGTATTAGAATTACTAGGCACTTATGAAATGCAAAACCACTTAAACACATTAAAACAACTGCCAGAACAATACATAACAGAAAAGCAATTTGCTAAATTTTTAGGAAAGTGCCGAATGTATAATTATTTGCCTAAGCTAGAAAAAATTGAAAAACCAACATTACTACTAAATGATGGACAAATTAACGCAATTGTAAAAGGTTATTATGAAGATGAAAATTTCTCAAGGCAACAAGATGGCACTATCACTCTATGGAACCTATTTAATCTACTAACAGGAGCTAATAAAAGCAGTTATATAGATACTTTTTTAGGTCGGAGCGTAAACTCTCATGAGCTTATCCAAAAACTATCTTTTTCAATGCAAAATGATAAACCTATTTGGTATCTTAATTAA
- a CDS encoding primase-helicase family protein: MINKTFWDVDKKGSVKIIQSKLIEFISNSGFAKAETSNTTYVLVKESTNTVKEVADHAITDYVKTYLKKRNEPDVYEAFIKGSSGYISKQKLRFLNSVQILNDRDNNKTSWFHFSNLSWQVDEKSFSSRLRDDIEGKIWESKIIPHDCFLATNDDEGQFHKFCFNLSGQDEKRFLSLKTIIGYLLHRNQDPANAKAIIFVDENISFDGTANGGTGKSLLVSAIGKCRELVVMDGKNMKNKSWFKNQRINRTSDVVFYDDVGNDFSLETLYSMITTGIPIEKKYKDEEYIKPENAPKICISSNYIVNGTGGSTDIRRRCEFEVANHYNENYTPQDEFDCYFFIDWDMYEWNRFFHFMMHCVQMYLNHGLIQAKPINLKTNKLINVTSEEFVAFMDLGLVEFNTWISKKDVLTLFTKEYVQYNNLSSHQMTKWMKEYAKHSGLIYEDRKSGEKFDFYLKSIGKEAKDEEE; the protein is encoded by the coding sequence ATGATAAATAAAACATTTTGGGATGTGGACAAAAAAGGAAGCGTTAAAATCATCCAAAGTAAATTAATAGAATTTATTTCCAATTCTGGTTTTGCTAAAGCTGAAACTTCTAATACAACCTATGTATTAGTTAAAGAGTCGACTAATACAGTAAAGGAAGTTGCAGATCATGCTATAACAGATTATGTAAAAACCTATTTAAAAAAAAGAAATGAACCTGATGTGTACGAAGCTTTCATAAAAGGGTCATCTGGCTATATATCTAAGCAAAAACTTCGATTTTTAAATTCTGTTCAGATATTAAACGATAGAGATAATAATAAAACTAGTTGGTTTCATTTTTCAAATTTAAGTTGGCAAGTCGACGAGAAATCATTTTCTAGTCGCTTAAGGGATGATATTGAAGGAAAAATTTGGGAGTCAAAAATTATACCTCATGATTGCTTTTTAGCAACTAACGATGATGAAGGTCAATTTCACAAGTTTTGCTTCAACCTTTCTGGTCAAGATGAAAAACGGTTTTTATCCTTGAAAACGATAATAGGCTACTTATTGCACAGAAATCAAGATCCTGCTAATGCTAAAGCTATAATATTTGTAGATGAAAACATTTCTTTTGATGGCACTGCAAATGGAGGAACTGGCAAAAGTTTATTAGTAAGTGCAATTGGTAAATGTAGGGAGCTTGTTGTTATGGACGGTAAAAACATGAAGAACAAAAGTTGGTTTAAAAATCAACGAATTAATAGAACAAGTGATGTTGTATTTTACGATGATGTAGGTAACGACTTTTCGTTAGAAACACTTTATTCAATGATAACTACTGGAATACCCATAGAAAAAAAATATAAAGACGAAGAGTATATTAAACCCGAAAATGCTCCAAAAATATGTATTAGTAGTAATTATATTGTTAACGGTACAGGAGGCAGTACAGATATTAGAAGGCGATGCGAATTTGAAGTAGCAAATCATTATAATGAAAATTACACTCCTCAAGACGAGTTTGATTGTTATTTCTTTATTGATTGGGATATGTACGAATGGAACAGGTTTTTCCATTTTATGATGCATTGTGTTCAGATGTACCTAAACCATGGATTAATTCAAGCTAAACCTATAAATCTTAAAACGAATAAATTAATAAATGTAACATCGGAAGAATTTGTAGCCTTTATGGACTTAGGTTTAGTTGAATTTAATACCTGGATTAGCAAGAAAGATGTTTTAACACTTTTTACCAAAGAATATGTGCAGTATAATAATTTATCTTCACATCAAATGACTAAATGGATGAAGGAGTATGCTAAACATAGTGGATTGATATATGAAGACCGTAAATCGGGTGAAAAGTTTGATTTTTATTTAAAAAGTATAGGAAAGGAGGCTAAAGATGAAGAAGAATAA